One genomic window of Candidatus Nezhaarchaeales archaeon includes the following:
- a CDS encoding LAGLIDADG family homing endonuclease gives MLKNWAHPVFRKILRAEARSTKDVKNVNIFKRIYCFLRGLELRNKGLSYGEIRRILRDEIGYTPPKSTVSDWLNGRKTPIGKIRVFDVYKPEVGLILSMVLSDGNERFKRHQLEYKIRFYNTNIDYIEIFKKAFEKLGFSTYIRRKRRRRTAFDKGEWRLSVDSALLYLLLKHYDKYVAGAPDEAGKVLLKGLWLGDGHIGRGVFFYNTDLKLTRTVSKLLRRFEVKHSIQGPYKPHPLGKNQGTKCM, from the coding sequence ATGCTTAAGAACTGGGCTCACCCGGTGTTCAGGAAAATACTCCGCGCGGAGGCGAGGAGCACTAAAGACGTGAAGAACGTCAACATATTCAAGCGCATCTACTGCTTCTTGAGGGGTCTAGAACTTAGAAATAAAGGATTAAGCTACGGCGAGATAAGGCGCATTCTGAGGGATGAGATCGGCTACACACCACCCAAAAGCACCGTTTCAGATTGGCTAAACGGGCGGAAGACGCCGATCGGTAAAATAAGGGTTTTCGATGTATACAAGCCCGAGGTTGGCCTCATACTCAGCATGGTTCTAAGTGACGGGAACGAGCGCTTTAAGAGACACCAGCTAGAATACAAGATAAGATTTTACAATACCAACATTGACTACATAGAGATTTTTAAGAAGGCATTTGAAAAACTGGGGTTCTCAACCTACATTAGGAGGAAAAGGAGGCGGAGAACCGCCTTCGATAAAGGAGAATGGCGCCTCTCGGTGGACTCGGCTCTGCTGTATTTGTTGCTTAAACACTACGATAAGTACGTAGCGGGGGCGCCAGACGAAGCGGGAAAGGTGCTCCTAAAGGGACTATGGCTCGGAGATGGACACATAGGCAGAGGCGTGTTCTTCTACAATACTGACCTAAAGCTAACAAGAACCGTGAGTAAGCTACTAAGACGTTTCGAAGTGAAGCACAGCATACAGGGACCGTACAAACCACACCCACTGGGGAAAAACCAAGGTACCAAGTGTATGTAA
- the dph2 gene encoding diphthamide biosynthesis enzyme Dph2, with product MTYELEQESIIKTLLSSKVKNVLLQLPDGLKPYGTKIAEELQRKARVTVIIHGDPCYGACDVARDEAKALGIDMIIHFGHTPMLKLKRNIIYVEARSKLNVTRLVAKALPLLKKYGSVGLAATVQHISAINKVKLLLKAHGIKVLVGKRQGLLKYDGQVLGCDFSTCISIASKVSAFLLIGSFTHALGLRIVTRKPVVLIDPYQEVIEDVELKVKKVLAKRLYIVQKCLGLSKFGIVIGLKPGQLHLELAKRLKDLLSKAGKNVFLISAREINSQLILNFPDIDCFVISACPFLPIYDADLYPKPVLTPNEALAIAGVKKLEEIYG from the coding sequence TTGACATACGAGCTTGAACAAGAAAGTATAATAAAAACGCTTTTATCCAGTAAAGTTAAAAATGTTTTACTTCAACTTCCTGATGGGTTAAAGCCTTATGGCACTAAAATAGCTGAAGAGCTCCAGCGTAAGGCAAGGGTTACTGTGATAATTCACGGGGATCCCTGCTACGGAGCTTGCGATGTAGCTAGGGATGAGGCTAAAGCATTAGGCATAGACATGATTATCCACTTCGGACATACACCCATGCTTAAGCTAAAACGTAACATTATCTACGTGGAGGCAAGGTCTAAGCTTAACGTTACACGTTTAGTAGCCAAGGCGCTTCCGCTGCTTAAGAAGTACGGTTCCGTGGGATTAGCAGCAACAGTTCAACACATCTCCGCCATTAATAAGGTTAAGTTACTATTAAAAGCACACGGCATAAAGGTTTTGGTGGGGAAGAGGCAAGGACTGTTAAAATATGATGGCCAGGTATTAGGCTGCGACTTCTCAACATGTATAAGCATAGCGAGTAAGGTTTCAGCTTTCCTACTTATAGGAAGCTTTACACACGCTTTAGGATTAAGGATCGTTACGCGTAAACCAGTAGTCCTTATCGACCCTTACCAAGAGGTAATTGAGGACGTAGAGCTAAAGGTTAAAAAGGTTTTAGCTAAACGCCTTTACATCGTTCAAAAGTGCCTAGGATTAAGCAAGTTTGGCATAGTTATCGGTCTTAAACCAGGACAACTCCATTTAGAACTAGCTAAAAGATTGAAAGACCTACTCTCCAAGGCTGGGAAGAACGTCTTCTTAATATCCGCACGGGAAATCAATTCGCAGTTAATACTTAACTTTCCGGACATAGATTGCTTCGTGATAAGCGCATGCCCCTTCCTTCCAATATACGATGCCGACCTTTATCCAAAACCGGTACTAACACCTAACGAAGCTCTAGCAATAGCTGGCGTAAAAAAGCTTGAAGAAATTTACGGTTAA
- the speD gene encoding adenosylmethionine decarboxylase, which produces MKGLGRHLIIEFYGCNPEMLANDERIKKTLLRSIEVMGGHVKGECLYKFPPYGGITLLIAIAESHVSIHTWPEHGYAAIDIFTCGSNMDPWKAYDVIINEFKPRKFNVTDIRRGILEEGTVDNSHTIK; this is translated from the coding sequence ATGAAGGGGTTGGGGCGGCATCTAATAATAGAGTTTTACGGCTGCAACCCCGAAATGTTAGCTAACGATGAAAGGATAAAAAAAACTCTACTTCGCTCAATAGAGGTAATGGGTGGCCACGTAAAGGGTGAATGCCTTTATAAGTTCCCACCTTATGGAGGTATAACCCTCCTAATAGCTATCGCTGAGTCACACGTTTCAATTCATACGTGGCCGGAGCATGGCTACGCTGCGATTGACATATTCACGTGCGGATCCAACATGGACCCGTGGAAGGCCTACGACGTCATAATTAACGAGTTTAAACCTCGCAAGTTTAACGTTACCGATATAAGAAGAGGGATACTCGAAGAAGGGACCGTGGATAATTCGCATACAATCAAGTAG
- a CDS encoding phosphate uptake regulator PhoU, which produces MEIGDGSLLVKPKITEEEERQTVAVIELSDVVGREVLGNYLLGADVIRIKSPHRITLSQREKIKEVLAMLTGIEIVEEKPQEIVLQCLLSPLAIPIKTLLRRASILAFQMHTDAITALKEHDYELAGSVINRDSDLNKIYFLIVRQLRAIIQNPSLSEKAEVSLMETLDYRLVARALESIGDQAVSIARNVISLKDKEVKPEVLDKIVKLSELIKQMQEKAMQSLFNADIKQAEILVRLKMGQETLNMIEDLNQEVIKEQSPVAVHLSEILTSLRRIRENCIDIADLVIRKPTIQR; this is translated from the coding sequence TTGGAAATAGGCGACGGATCCCTTCTCGTAAAGCCTAAAATTACTGAGGAGGAGGAAAGGCAAACGGTAGCGGTAATAGAGTTATCCGATGTCGTTGGTAGGGAGGTTCTAGGTAATTACCTTCTGGGCGCTGACGTAATTCGCATAAAATCACCTCATAGAATAACGTTAAGCCAGCGGGAAAAGATTAAAGAGGTGTTAGCAATGCTTACGGGCATAGAGATCGTAGAGGAAAAGCCCCAAGAAATAGTGCTTCAATGCTTACTTTCTCCATTAGCCATACCGATTAAAACGCTACTTAGAAGGGCGAGTATTCTTGCTTTTCAGATGCATACCGATGCGATAACAGCCCTCAAAGAGCATGATTACGAACTGGCTGGTAGTGTTATTAATAGGGACAGCGATTTAAACAAGATATACTTTTTAATTGTAAGGCAGTTAAGGGCAATTATCCAAAATCCAAGTCTATCAGAAAAAGCTGAAGTAAGCCTAATGGAGACGTTGGACTACCGTCTTGTTGCTCGTGCTTTAGAGTCAATAGGGGATCAGGCGGTTTCCATAGCGCGAAACGTTATATCCTTAAAAGATAAGGAGGTGAAACCGGAGGTCTTAGATAAGATAGTAAAACTTAGCGAGCTGATTAAGCAAATGCAGGAGAAAGCTATGCAATCACTATTTAACGCCGACATCAAGCAAGCCGAAATACTCGTTAGATTGAAAATGGGGCAGGAGACGTTAAATATGATTGAAGACCTAAACCAAGAAGTAATAAAGGAACAATCCCCAGTAGCTGTCCACTTGAGCGAGATATTAACCTCCTTAAGAAGGATAAGGGAGAACTGTATAGACATAGCTGATTTAGTTATTCGTAAACCTACCATTCAACGCTAA
- a CDS encoding DUF429 domain-containing protein, producing MRPPIKVVGIDLAGSSRSWSGWAFISDDKLVVKVLRSDGEILQETFRVSPLLVAIDAPLTTPSKGIARPVDLDMRRKGYPVLPPLFPGMKDLTNRAIRLKNEVVQKGIEVVEVHPLSSRRALALPLKEWEKLREALKLMGFKGDIDRELNQHELDAVVCAYTGSLYLINEVEIVGDREAFIVLPKPGKPLTMSEVIFRWRSQQTGLRRL from the coding sequence ATGAGGCCTCCAATTAAAGTAGTCGGCATCGACCTAGCTGGATCCTCAAGGTCGTGGAGCGGCTGGGCATTTATTAGTGATGACAAGCTAGTGGTCAAGGTTTTAAGGAGTGATGGCGAGATACTTCAGGAAACATTTAGGGTAAGCCCATTACTCGTCGCTATTGATGCCCCCCTCACCACACCATCTAAGGGGATAGCTCGACCCGTAGATCTAGATATGCGTAGAAAGGGTTACCCGGTACTTCCACCGCTCTTCCCTGGGATGAAGGATTTAACCAATAGGGCTATAAGGCTTAAGAATGAAGTAGTTCAGAAAGGGATAGAAGTCGTAGAAGTACATCCCTTATCTAGTAGGCGTGCCTTAGCGCTACCCCTTAAAGAATGGGAGAAGCTACGTGAAGCTTTAAAGCTGATGGGCTTTAAGGGCGATATTGATAGGGAGTTAAACCAGCACGAGTTGGACGCGGTAGTGTGCGCGTACACAGGCTCCCTCTACCTAATAAATGAGGTAGAGATAGTAGGCGACCGTGAAGCCTTTATCGTGCTCCCTAAACCTGGTAAGCCGTTAACCATGAGCGAGGTGATATTCAGGTGGAGAAGTCAGCAAACAGGGTTGAGAAGGCTTTAA
- the thiL gene encoding thiamine-phosphate kinase: MKTVSELGEHRVVDSILAVLRKQAKPAIPFGDDVSAVKLDRGKLLILKTDTMVWDTDVPPGMTARQAGRKALVMNVSDLAAKGVKPLAAVVSLSIPSSTSIDEVLSIIKGLEDGAKEYGLEIIGGDTGEAPTIVLSISMAGIADKGTIILRSGAKVGDIVATTGPFGNTAAALAITLNGLEAPHMLKLKLLRSIYKPKARLREGLVLASLKAATSSIDSSDGLAWSLHELSRMSNVGFKITNVPIAPEAEAFARIHGLNPLNLALYGGEEYELVLTIKPELFDKAAASVRSVGGELIKMGVAISERRVIVDYQGKLHEVEAKGWEHFTSKHLPRN, translated from the coding sequence GTGAAAACCGTTAGTGAGCTAGGAGAACATAGAGTGGTCGACTCCATATTAGCGGTACTTAGGAAACAAGCAAAGCCAGCTATACCCTTCGGAGATGACGTTTCAGCGGTTAAGCTAGATAGGGGAAAGCTACTTATTTTGAAGACTGATACAATGGTGTGGGATACCGATGTCCCGCCGGGTATGACTGCTCGGCAGGCTGGTAGGAAGGCTTTAGTGATGAATGTAAGCGATTTAGCAGCTAAAGGAGTGAAACCATTGGCCGCGGTAGTCTCATTATCTATCCCCTCCTCAACTAGCATCGACGAGGTATTATCCATCATTAAAGGGTTGGAGGACGGAGCTAAAGAATACGGGCTTGAGATAATCGGTGGTGATACTGGTGAAGCTCCTACCATCGTATTGTCCATATCAATGGCTGGCATCGCTGATAAGGGTACGATCATCTTAAGAAGTGGTGCAAAGGTTGGAGATATCGTAGCGACCACAGGGCCATTTGGAAATACGGCCGCGGCGCTAGCTATAACCCTTAACGGCTTGGAGGCTCCACACATGTTGAAGTTAAAGCTGCTTCGATCCATCTACAAGCCTAAAGCTAGACTTCGTGAAGGCCTTGTTTTAGCTTCACTTAAAGCGGCTACGTCGTCTATAGATTCGAGTGATGGTCTCGCTTGGAGCCTCCATGAGCTTTCTAGGATGAGCAATGTCGGCTTTAAGATAACCAACGTACCCATAGCTCCCGAAGCCGAGGCCTTCGCACGTATCCATGGGTTAAACCCATTAAACCTAGCACTTTACGGCGGGGAGGAATATGAGCTGGTGTTAACGATTAAACCGGAACTATTCGATAAAGCAGCGGCCTCTGTGAGAAGTGTTGGTGGAGAACTTATTAAGATGGGCGTGGCCATAAGTGAGAGACGCGTAATAGTAGATTATCAAGGGAAGCTACATGAAGTTGAAGCTAAAGGTTGGGAACACTTCACTTCAAAACACCTCCCTAGGAATTAG
- a CDS encoding radical SAM protein: MSSVNRVVIMDGYDDEPSGLGVPPYLDIYARYTAGAVLELYPYCEVLYFTVDEVRADLKFFLKAAAKAQLTVFLAGVCVPGKYLGGEPVRLNELKLWPRMITGTKVLGGPVAKFGFGVEGGKVATLPEELREEFDLIITGDVEAVVHNLLENRLRVDRVDPEAKIEDLHQVREIAIRGARLVKDHPCYGSNLICEIETYRGCPRFLVGGCSFCIEPLYGEPRFRPVNDIAEEVAALHYAGVKHFRLGRQPDLLCYMAKGVGEVEFPKPKPSVLNELFEKIRRAAPTLQTLHIDNVNPGTIAHHPEESKEACKIIVKYHTSGDVAALGIESADPEVVKANNLKVTPDEAMKAIEVINQVGGQRGDNGLPHLLPGVNFVHGLIGERSETYELNLEFMRTVLERGLLVRRINIRQVMVFPGTRMWDVGNRIIKRHKHLFKAYKERMRRTVDLPMIRKVVPKWIVLRRAYIEAYEKPFTYARQPGSYPILICCHDKIPLGRYMDFMVVDHGYRSVTAIPIPLNINNSDITLLKSIPGIGDKKAARLTLHRPFKRLREVEEILGTDIYTRIKEYVVL; this comes from the coding sequence ATGTCATCAGTTAACCGCGTAGTTATCATGGATGGATACGACGATGAGCCATCAGGACTTGGCGTACCTCCCTACCTAGACATTTACGCTAGATATACTGCTGGCGCAGTACTTGAGCTATATCCGTACTGCGAAGTACTATACTTTACGGTTGATGAGGTTAGAGCCGATTTAAAGTTTTTCCTAAAGGCCGCAGCTAAAGCCCAGCTTACAGTTTTCTTGGCAGGGGTATGCGTTCCAGGGAAATACTTAGGCGGGGAGCCTGTAAGGCTTAATGAGTTAAAGCTTTGGCCTAGAATGATAACTGGGACAAAGGTTTTAGGTGGACCCGTAGCTAAGTTCGGCTTCGGCGTTGAGGGGGGCAAGGTAGCGACGCTACCTGAAGAACTACGCGAAGAGTTCGATTTAATTATTACCGGTGACGTGGAAGCAGTAGTACACAACTTACTTGAAAATAGATTAAGGGTTGATCGTGTAGACCCTGAGGCGAAGATTGAGGATTTACATCAAGTAAGGGAGATAGCAATTAGGGGGGCAAGGCTCGTCAAGGATCATCCTTGTTACGGAAGTAACTTGATATGTGAAATTGAGACCTATAGAGGATGCCCTAGGTTTCTAGTTGGAGGGTGTTCATTCTGTATAGAGCCCCTTTACGGGGAGCCTAGGTTTAGGCCTGTTAACGATATAGCTGAAGAAGTGGCGGCATTACACTACGCAGGTGTAAAGCACTTTAGGCTTGGAAGGCAGCCTGACCTACTATGTTACATGGCTAAAGGTGTAGGTGAAGTAGAGTTCCCTAAACCTAAACCAAGTGTTTTAAATGAGCTTTTTGAAAAAATTCGTAGAGCCGCTCCAACCCTTCAAACCCTTCATATAGATAACGTGAACCCCGGTACCATAGCGCACCACCCAGAGGAAAGTAAGGAGGCGTGTAAGATCATAGTGAAATATCATACTTCGGGAGACGTAGCAGCCCTCGGCATTGAGTCGGCAGACCCCGAGGTGGTAAAGGCTAACAATTTAAAGGTTACTCCGGACGAGGCCATGAAGGCCATAGAGGTCATTAACCAAGTAGGAGGTCAACGAGGTGACAACGGTCTTCCCCACCTATTACCGGGTGTTAACTTTGTTCACGGGTTAATAGGCGAAAGGAGTGAAACGTACGAGTTAAACTTGGAGTTCATGAGGACGGTCCTGGAGAGGGGGTTGCTAGTGAGGAGGATAAATATCCGGCAAGTAATGGTTTTCCCCGGTACAAGGATGTGGGACGTTGGTAATCGGATAATAAAGCGGCATAAACACTTGTTCAAAGCGTATAAGGAGCGTATGCGAAGGACGGTCGACCTCCCAATGATTAGAAAGGTAGTTCCAAAGTGGATAGTGCTAAGAAGGGCTTACATTGAGGCGTACGAGAAGCCCTTTACGTATGCGAGACAGCCAGGATCATACCCTATCTTAATCTGTTGCCACGACAAAATCCCGCTCGGAAGGTACATGGACTTTATGGTCGTAGATCATGGATACAGATCAGTAACCGCTATACCTATTCCACTCAACATAAATAACTCTGATATAACGTTGTTAAAAAGTATACCTGGCATCGGAGATAAAAAAGCCGCTAGGCTAACACTTCATAGACCTTTTAAAAGGTTAAGAGAAGTTGAAGAGATCTTAGGTACCGACATCTACACGAGGATCAAGGAATACGTAGTCCTCTAA
- a CDS encoding DNA-directed DNA polymerase II small subunit: protein MEKSANRVEKALRTIIEEGFQLSPEAFDALRKSRDPYEVVTKVLGRLKYEKKKPIVIGLEHLKPFLGLEAPPAKKVEAVTTPMERAIEVLKEPWLRGIRGETVEDYINFFNSKFRRMRLLFRERPDTIGSLTIKEAKRREGEKVKVIAMVGGKREAKTGLPILLLEDLEDQITAVIPKDSNAITKSAKILLDEVICVEGMVRGGMLIVTDIVWVDVSPKARKTKSGEITYAVLVSDLHIGNALFAQEAFENFLAWMNGESGDVNSDKLAEKVKYLLIAGDLVDGVGVYPGQEEELAIKDVEEQYRLLAKMLQKVPSSVSIIIVPGDHDASRSALPRPPIYEEIAKPLYNLSNVRMLGDPVYLRIQGVEVLLTHGETMDDIIASIPGMSYSKPEEALVELLRKRHLAPTFGRKVLVAPSISDPLILEKVPDLICAGHAHVASYTEYKGVVVLVTGCWIHQTELQKKQGIKPAVGVALLIDLQSLKITKLSFT, encoded by the coding sequence GTGGAGAAGTCAGCAAACAGGGTTGAGAAGGCTTTAAGGACGATAATTGAAGAAGGCTTCCAATTAAGCCCTGAAGCTTTTGATGCCTTACGGAAAAGCCGCGACCCCTACGAAGTCGTTACGAAAGTTTTAGGAAGGTTAAAGTATGAAAAGAAGAAGCCAATAGTGATTGGCTTAGAGCATTTAAAACCCTTCCTAGGACTTGAGGCTCCGCCAGCTAAGAAGGTTGAAGCCGTAACGACCCCCATGGAGAGAGCTATCGAAGTACTAAAGGAGCCATGGCTAAGGGGTATTAGGGGAGAAACCGTAGAGGACTACATAAACTTCTTTAATAGCAAGTTTAGGCGTATGCGCCTCCTTTTTAGGGAGCGTCCCGACACTATCGGTTCTTTAACCATTAAGGAAGCTAAGAGGAGAGAAGGTGAGAAGGTTAAAGTTATAGCTATGGTTGGAGGGAAGCGTGAAGCAAAAACAGGCTTGCCAATACTACTCCTTGAAGACCTTGAAGATCAAATAACAGCTGTAATACCTAAGGATAGTAACGCCATTACCAAGTCGGCTAAAATACTGCTTGATGAAGTTATCTGCGTAGAGGGCATGGTAAGAGGGGGTATGTTAATAGTTACTGACATAGTATGGGTTGACGTATCACCCAAGGCGCGTAAAACCAAGAGCGGTGAAATTACCTATGCCGTCCTCGTATCAGATTTACACATTGGAAACGCGCTGTTCGCTCAGGAAGCCTTTGAAAACTTCCTAGCCTGGATGAATGGGGAAAGCGGTGACGTAAACAGTGATAAGCTAGCGGAGAAGGTAAAGTACCTACTTATAGCTGGAGATCTAGTTGACGGAGTAGGCGTATACCCAGGGCAAGAGGAGGAGTTAGCAATAAAGGATGTAGAAGAACAGTATCGTTTACTCGCTAAAATGCTTCAGAAGGTTCCAAGCAGTGTATCCATCATCATCGTACCGGGCGACCATGACGCTTCCCGGTCGGCGCTACCTAGACCTCCAATTTACGAGGAAATAGCAAAACCACTTTACAATCTAAGTAACGTTAGGATGCTTGGTGACCCCGTATACCTAAGGATACAAGGCGTTGAAGTCCTCCTTACCCATGGTGAAACCATGGACGACATAATAGCGTCAATACCGGGTATGAGCTACAGTAAACCAGAAGAGGCACTAGTGGAACTTCTACGTAAAAGGCATCTAGCTCCAACCTTTGGACGTAAGGTGTTGGTGGCCCCCAGCATTAGCGATCCGTTAATCTTGGAGAAAGTACCGGACCTGATTTGCGCTGGACATGCCCACGTGGCCAGTTACACCGAGTATAAAGGTGTAGTAGTACTTGTTACCGGGTGCTGGATTCATCAAACCGAGCTTCAAAAAAAGCAGGGCATTAAACCAGCAGTGGGGGTAGCGCTACTCATCGATCTGCAAAGTCTTAAAATCACGAAGCTTAGCTTCACTTAA
- a CDS encoding class I SAM-dependent methyltransferase family protein → MQSFAVKVKKNSAELVRQALRRLNLLNTGFVTVKDAISVLLPIVGKPSDQQWQLIKAIDPDASLLVADFQQIARRPKDIIEALKDKLSPSELASLPHSIDIIGDIAVVEVPEELKHHEPLIGNAILEVYKNVQAVYVKAGRVEGIFRTRPLRCIAGIPKEETVHKEYGCSFVLNVNKVYFSPRLLSERQRVVSQVKAGEVIVDMFAGVGPYAIRIAKATNAKVYAIDVNPEAIRYLKRNIELNRVQDRVIPILGDSRQIILSELINVADRVIMNLPTQAYDYLDAACSALKKEGGIIHYYEFTREAFNLEASKERLSKRIQELGRKVLGVIYAGRVKQVAPRTWQIVIDVKVA, encoded by the coding sequence ATGCAAAGCTTCGCCGTTAAAGTTAAAAAGAACTCAGCTGAGCTTGTACGTCAAGCCTTACGAAGGCTTAATCTACTGAATACAGGCTTTGTAACCGTTAAGGATGCCATCTCCGTCCTCCTTCCAATAGTCGGAAAACCTTCAGATCAACAGTGGCAGTTAATTAAAGCCATAGACCCAGATGCCTCACTGCTCGTAGCTGACTTTCAACAGATTGCGAGGAGGCCTAAAGATATTATTGAGGCTTTGAAAGATAAACTATCACCATCAGAATTAGCAAGTCTACCTCATTCAATAGATATAATCGGTGACATAGCCGTCGTGGAAGTACCGGAGGAACTGAAGCACCATGAGCCGCTCATAGGTAATGCGATACTTGAAGTTTACAAGAACGTTCAAGCCGTATATGTTAAGGCAGGCAGAGTGGAAGGAATTTTCAGAACAAGACCGTTAAGATGCATAGCGGGGATACCTAAAGAGGAAACCGTGCATAAAGAATATGGATGCAGCTTCGTACTTAACGTTAACAAGGTTTACTTTAGTCCGAGATTACTAAGTGAACGCCAACGGGTGGTAAGCCAGGTGAAAGCTGGCGAAGTCATAGTTGACATGTTTGCTGGCGTAGGCCCTTACGCGATTCGAATAGCTAAAGCCACTAACGCTAAGGTATACGCCATTGACGTAAACCCGGAGGCTATACGCTACCTTAAAAGGAATATAGAACTCAACAGGGTGCAAGACAGAGTAATACCGATCCTAGGAGATTCCCGCCAAATCATACTTTCAGAACTAATTAATGTTGCTGACCGAGTGATAATGAATTTACCAACTCAAGCTTATGACTACTTGGACGCAGCGTGCTCAGCTCTAAAAAAAGAGGGAGGGATCATCCATTACTATGAGTTCACTAGGGAAGCGTTTAACTTAGAAGCTTCAAAGGAAAGGTTGAGCAAACGAATACAAGAACTAGGACGTAAGGTTTTAGGAGTAATTTACGCGGGGAGAGTTAAACAAGTAGCTCCGAGAACCTGGCAAATAGTTATAGACGTTAAAGTGGCCTAA
- the pcm gene encoding protein-L-isoaspartate O-methyltransferase produces the protein MHSVKDLEKEREHAIKELIRIGVLKSPHIIEAMMKVPREEFIPSTYRNMAYVDTPIPIGYGQTTSALHMTAWLCEAAELQPGQKVLEVGGGCGYMAAVYAEIVRKGGAKGHVYTVEIIPQLARMAKETLKRLGYSDHVTVIEGDGSLGYEPGKPYDAIIVTAASPDIPKPLTEQLKVGGRLLIPVGSPGFYQDLVLVRKVSEFKIEAKSLGGCAFVPLRGKYGWK, from the coding sequence TTGCATAGCGTAAAGGATTTAGAGAAAGAACGAGAGCATGCCATAAAGGAGCTTATACGGATCGGTGTGCTTAAAAGCCCTCACATCATCGAAGCCATGATGAAGGTCCCCCGGGAGGAGTTTATTCCCTCAACCTACAGAAATATGGCGTACGTCGACACGCCCATACCCATAGGTTACGGTCAAACTACGAGCGCCCTTCACATGACCGCCTGGCTTTGTGAAGCAGCTGAGCTTCAACCTGGTCAGAAGGTCTTAGAGGTTGGAGGGGGTTGCGGCTACATGGCCGCCGTGTACGCTGAGATAGTAAGAAAGGGTGGAGCTAAGGGGCACGTTTACACCGTTGAGATAATCCCTCAATTAGCTAGAATGGCTAAGGAGACCCTTAAACGATTAGGTTATTCGGACCACGTTACGGTGATTGAGGGTGATGGGAGCCTCGGATATGAACCCGGCAAGCCCTACGACGCTATAATAGTAACCGCCGCATCACCTGATATACCCAAACCTTTAACGGAGCAATTAAAGGTGGGTGGGCGCCTCTTAATACCCGTAGGTAGTCCTGGCTTCTACCAAGACTTAGTTCTCGTCAGAAAGGTTTCAGAGTTTAAGATTGAAGCCAAAAGCTTAGGAGGGTGCGCCTTCGTACCTCTCCGCGGTAAGTATGGATGGAAGTAA
- the speE gene encoding polyamine aminopropyltransferase: protein MIINDDRRKALFFIEQQTPNTSVIHKVKRVIHSERTKYQQLDIIETYDYGVCLILDGKVQSSLVDEWIYHEALVHPAMVTHPKPERVLIIGGGEGGVAREALKHNTVKEALMVDIDEGVINASKKYLNELHQGAFNDPRLKLFIADGREFLKTQPDSTFDVVIVDVTDPLEGGPSYLLYTKEFYGILYRKLKEDGVMVTQATSTFYSPLCSTSIYATINSIFPYSRPYQAWIASYHSTWGFTIGSKKYDPLELSEDVIEERLRERRVKGLRFYTAHLHKAIFVLPKYLIESLSKGRIIADDQPVFMPA, encoded by the coding sequence TTGATTATTAACGATGATAGGCGAAAAGCACTATTCTTCATCGAACAGCAAACTCCCAACACCTCGGTAATCCATAAAGTTAAGAGAGTGATTCATAGCGAACGAACAAAGTATCAACAGCTTGATATAATTGAAACTTACGATTACGGGGTTTGCCTCATCCTCGATGGTAAAGTACAGTCGTCCTTAGTTGACGAATGGATATACCACGAAGCTTTAGTCCACCCGGCGATGGTAACGCACCCTAAGCCCGAGAGAGTCCTAATAATAGGCGGCGGCGAAGGAGGAGTTGCTAGAGAAGCTTTAAAACATAACACCGTAAAGGAGGCCCTCATGGTGGATATCGATGAGGGCGTCATCAACGCATCTAAAAAATACTTAAATGAGCTACATCAAGGGGCTTTTAATGATCCACGTTTAAAATTATTCATAGCGGATGGTAGAGAGTTCCTAAAAACTCAGCCTGATAGTACCTTTGACGTCGTCATCGTTGACGTGACAGACCCCCTTGAAGGAGGACCCTCGTACCTCCTCTATACAAAAGAGTTTTACGGAATTCTATATAGGAAGTTAAAAGAAGATGGGGTCATGGTTACTCAAGCTACTTCTACTTTCTACAGTCCACTATGTTCCACCTCCATTTACGCTACCATTAATTCCATATTCCCTTACTCACGGCCTTATCAAGCATGGATTGCCTCGTATCATTCAACGTGGGGATTTACTATAGGATCAAAGAAGTATGATCCACTCGAGTTAAGCGAGGATGTGATCGAAGAAAGGTTAAGGGAACGTAGAGTTAAAGGGTTAAGGTTTTACACAGCTCATCTTCATAAGGCTATCTTTGTCCTTCCAAAGTATTTAATCGAGAGCTTAAGTAAAGGAAGAATAATCGCGGATGACCAACCAGTGTTCATGCCTGCATAG